The genomic region GAGCTGTATAatcttttcattttgtatttacTAATTCTCAAACTTGTAACTGTTTCATTACTTTCATTCGGTGAACATTCACTTGACATGTGGCTCGTGCATTTTTTAATCCGAAAGGCGTGAATAATGTGGAACAATGAAATGAAGGCCTCCTTTTGTGTGAGAGGAGTTACTGTATTTTCTCCATTTGTAATGTGCAGTTTTAAGGTCGTTGTATACAGAAATTGCTTCCATTAAGCTCATGGCCTCATGCCAGATGTTACATCTTCCAATTAATCAAACTTTTGACAAGTAAAAAAGGAGTCCAAGCCCCAAGTTAGATGGCAACAAGCCCAGTTAGGAATGTATGGGTTTGTTTGGTCAcgtaattggattaaaattgatCCTATTAAATTAAAGATACgttaaagagagaaaatataaaattatgatcATCTTAAGGATAAAGGATGGATTATTTATAAAGACAACTTAGTCATTCTAAGCCTCCTAAAAATGACAGGATTATAGGCAtaatttccttcttcttttttagtCCCCTTCAAATGAAAAACAATCCCCTCCATAGTTCTACTTTCAATCTGCCATGAAATTTGAGAGTTTTCTATTCTAATTCGACCAGGTGTACCAAACGAGAACTATGAGTTAATAgtgagttcaaagaaaaaaaaacacattgtCTGAAGGCCCGATTGCAGCTTTTCGCATTCGccaacaaaaactcaaaaattctTGAATAAGATACCATTTtgctttaagaacaaaaaatgttaattgattttgttttgatATTAAACTCGTCATCCATAAAAAACGAATCTCAAATTTTTCGCATTCAAGCATTATTTACAGGAGCcgaattttaattgattaaaccaattaaatattttaaaccaTCATTTACTATTGTTTGCTTTTCTAAAATAACTCATTAATACGGTGACTCAAAAGGTGGAGAAAGATTTACATGACATTGATACAATATTACATTGACATCTTGTGTCAATGAGATAAAATTATGCGTACATTTATTTACACatctttattttattgataCGAAACTCTCTTTAACGATGCATCTATATTGATTAAGTGATTCCCAAACCAGTCCTAGTTATTTAGTGCTTGGGGTTTGTTGCCCTCGCATCCACCCATTTTTTGAAACATGCAAAGCTCCTCCCAGTCCCCACCGGCAGGAGGCGGCGCCATCTCGAAATTGATACAACCACATGACTGCACCGTATTCTTTTCTGAAAAATAATATGTCAATCAAATCTAAGACGAAGAGGGGGATGGACATAGAGTTTTTCACGGACAAAATGGCCTCCAGCCGGGACCCACCCTACCCTAGGGCACTGAGAATATTCTTGCAGTCCCGTCGCATGCGGAGCTTTCGGAACGTGTCCTTCCCTGCACATGCAACCCTTCATCTAATGAGAACGACGACTTTATACGTGATTATTTTTATACGTCTTGCCGTCGAATATTCCATGCTGTCTTCCACGTGTTGTTCGGTTCCTATTCCTTCCCTTCATGTTGCTCTTTAGCTAATAATAAGCCAGCCCGCCGGCCAACCTTTTTTAAGCTTTTATTATTAAGGGAATCAATGCTACCTGCTGCCTCTTCACTTTCGTCGCCCAACTTTTCTCCACGACACTAATATACAATACAATCAATTATGTATGGGAGAGGCCGAGATGAGTGATTAACGTTGAATTAAGTTATTAATTAAGTAATATTTAATTGTTATAAAAATGTATAATGAGAGAGTGATTATTGTCGTTTTGAGTACCTAATTAGTTAGCACTTGAACGCTAATTcttgtaatttaatttgaaaactacaaaataaaatctaaattttgtgAATATACAAAAATAGAGTACACTGTTCTGACCAACTTAATTAAACGTTAGAAGATCTATATAATTCTACATTAGACTATAAGCATAAAtaagtgtgtgtatatatatatatatataccgcTTGAAAACAAGGCATTCTTGTTTTTGCtactgtttctttctttttcttactgCTTCTGATTctgtctttctttctttcccactCCGATCAGTCTCTTGATCTCAGCAGCTAGCTTTCTGCGTTTGTGAGAATTACTTGGCAGAAAAGCAAAAGCAGCTGCAACAAGCTAGATGAATTAATCTGAATAAATATGGAGAGGAATATTTATGGTAATTGTGAAGCGGAAGGGAATTATGGATATGAGAATGGGGTGATGATGACAAGAGACCCCAAACCAAGGCTAAGGTGGACGCCGGATCTTCACCACAGATTCGTTGATGCTGTCACTAAACTCGGCGGCCCTCACAGTATGCATATATtccttaatatttttctttaggATCCATGAATTTGTGTCTATCAACAACttgtttatatacatatatgttttttttctcttagtTCTTGTTGCTCCGATGAACTCTTTGGGGATTTTAAAGTTGGCATTTGAAGAATAAATATGTCATGTTATCAAGTTTAGACTATAcacatttgaattttgaataataCTTTAGTTGACCTACTTTCAATCTCAATTCACAATCTAACAACATAACATGTTAGACTatctaacaaaacaaaacgCGAGTAGCATCATAAATCGTGTATAATGTATATGATCATGGTGAAACTTTGAATGCGTATTAGATTCAGTCACTTCTTTGTTCTTGATCAGTAttaaatatccattcaaattttaaaacacaatTATATGCCACTATAGATACAGAAGTCCTAATTTTCCAATTAATCCAGttagtttaatttttaagaTGGATTCTGTTTTCAGAAGCAACTCCAAAGTCCGTCTTGAGGCTCATGGGCTTGAAGGGATTAACTTTGTACCATTTGAAAAGCCATTTGCAGGTATGCTTatgcttctttctttgtttcatgTTTTGGCCACtttaacacttaattaataCCTTCATTTACTCTCATTTGCTAAACTTGTCAATTGACAGAAGTATAGGCTTGGACAGCACGCTCAGAAACACAACTCCATCGAAGAACAAAGCCGGGAGAACAATGGTGAGAGCATATTACGAACAACTGGAAAAAAACAATTAGATTCCTTGCTCAAATTACTACTAGCAAGGAActggtttgaaaatttcattcaCACAAAATAGGTTAAACGTTTAGCTAGCCttcaattaaaagttaaaacataaTGTACTAACGCCTTTTCTTGTAAAATTCTAGGGGACTCATATGTACATTTGAGTAATCATCTTTCCACAGGTTCTAGCATCAAATCATCAAGAGGCGGTAATATCGAACAAGGGTACGTGAAACCAGTACTTATCAGCTCCACTGCGATTACAGCTTGGTTTACCAGTACTTAACTACTTGCTGTCCTGTTTATGCATTTAGTATGGCCCTCCTCTGGTGGTGCTTTGTATGTGTTCCCATCAATGCCTTTTGGATCACTCCGAAAATTTACTAGCTTTTTTCCttgttattttacattttatttgtttagaGATCAACCATTCACAAAAGATACATAAGCTAGTTAATGATCACAATTTTCCGTTTCAATTGTTTCACCGATAGGTCTTTTTAATTCTGCGCCTTTCttacaaaataattttggtataatcttattctattTACTCTCCATACGAGCGCTTGGATACTAACTAACGGTAATATACGGAAACAGAACACTTCCATTGTCGGAGGAACTCAAGTGTCAGATTGAAGTACAAAACAGATTGCAAGAGCAGCTTGAGGTATGTTGTTTTGCTATCACTTACCTTAGTGTCCAAATACTATGCTAGCTTTCACTTGTGAGGGTGTGATAGGCAAAGCCTCACGTCGGAGGTTTAATAAACCTAGCAATGGCTTCAAAGGAGGGCCACCTCCTTTTCTAATTGTACATTTTCATACGGCTCATCTTCTGACCAATGTCGCTACTTTCTATAATAGGTTCAAAAGAAGTTGCAGATGAGAATTGAAGCTCAAGGAAAGTACTTGCAAGCCATATTGGAGAAGGCCCAAAATGGCCTCACCCTCGACGTGAAAGGACCTGATAACATAGAAGCAACAAGAGCCCAATTAACGGATTTCAATTTGGCTCTATCGAATTTTATGGAGAATATGGGCGAACAGGATCGAGGAGGCAACACAATAGAGATGAATGATATTTATAAGAAGAACAATGGATCAACTTTTCAGATATATGAAGAGGgaataagagaagaaaataaagatacAAAGATTAAGGTTGAGGGGGGTTCGATACGTTTGGACTTAAATAGTAAAGGAAGCTATGATTATGTTGGTTCAaatggaggtgaattcgaaacaAGATGCTTTCGTTTACAAGATACTACACTTTGATGACAAAGACTTGCACTTTGATGATACAAGACTTAACAATCTTTTTATGCttatattgatttgtttttctgttCATATCGCTGCTTGTATTCTATTATTTAAGAAGAAgttgcatatttatttacacgtACGCCTTCTCCTATCTAAGTTCTCTAAACAAATGTAAGTTTGGCACACACATAAAGCAGGAGCAGGTGTCTCATCTGGCTTGTTAAGCTGGCATGGATATTAATTTGTGGACTTCCCGACTTCAGAGGGGATGAATTTCACTTGATGAAGACTGATCGAACTGCTTGAAGTTGCCAAATCTTCTCAGTTGTAGCAGTACTCTATCATTCTCAAGAATATGAGAGCCAGGAGCGGGTccgtactgccacgtgatggatgggtctctttttttttttttttttttgaacaccaGTTACCATATCATAAAAGGCCTACAGAGAGGCAAACAAACATACAATAATCAAGCAGTGACAAGGGGTAAAACACAAAGACCCCTCCACCAAGTAGAGGCGTCACCCCCAACACCCCCAAAACCAATTAATGAGGACAAGGTAGTCCGTCATTATTCAATACAAAGACCAACGAAGATGGGGGCCTAACGACCCAAACGACATCACTCATCTCCGTAAAACCACCCGATGCAATCTTGTGAGCCACGCCATTAGCAGAACGGGGCACCCAAGACTATCGGCAATCAAGGAACTTCCCCCCCCCAAGCTGTTTAACCCGAGCCAGCACCGGGAATGCCTCCCAACTACCCCTAGACAGCGAGCTAGATAAACAATTAATCGCTTCAAGGGAGTCCGACTCAATAATTACATACCTTACTCCCAACTCTTCACCGAGCTGGCACCCGTGCAACAACGCATAAGCCTCCGCTGCAGCAGCAGAACGAGCAGATATAGCATACCGCGCTGCAGCCACGAATTTTCTCTCCATGTCCCGCGCAATCAATCCAACAAATCCCATCTTTGAGGCCTTGGACCAACTAGCATCCACATTAATCTTCACAAAAGGAGCGGCCGGAGCACACCACCGCGCCACCCGGGTACCCCTCCTCCCGTCACCCCCTCCCCTAACCCCAACCATTGCCTTAGCACCAAAAAATGAGCTCATAGCCTCAGAAACAT from Pyrus communis chromosome 4, drPyrComm1.1, whole genome shotgun sequence harbors:
- the LOC137732330 gene encoding myb family transcription factor PHL11-like produces the protein MERNIYGNCEAEGNYGYENGVMMTRDPKPRLRWTPDLHHRFVDAVTKLGGPHKATPKSVLRLMGLKGLTLYHLKSHLQKYRLGQHAQKHNSIEEQSRENNGDSYVHLSNHLSTGSSIKSSRGGNIEQGTLPLSEELKCQIEVQNRLQEQLEVQKKLQMRIEAQGKYLQAILEKAQNGLTLDVKGPDNIEATRAQLTDFNLALSNFMENMGEQDRGGNTIEMNDIYKKNNGSTFQIYEEGIREENKDTKIKVEGGSIRLDLNSKGSYDYVGSNGGEFETRCFRLQDTTL